From the Deinococcus sonorensis KR-87 genome, the window CGCAGGTACCAGTTCAGGTCGAAGGCGGCGTCCAGGTCTTCCGCGGTGAGCGGGCTTTCCGGGTCACGTTCCAGCAGGTCGCGCAGGCCCTCGCCGGTTTCCCAGCTGGTCAGGGCGTTGCGCTGCACGATGGCGTAGGCGGCCTCGCGGGCCATGCCCTTCTCGTCGATCAGGCGGTGCAGCACCGCTTGGCTGAACACCAGCCCGCCCAGGTCGTTGAGGTTGCGCAGCATCCGCTCCGGGAACACCACCAGGTCGCGCAGCACCCCGGTCAGGCGGCGGGCGGCGTAACTGGCGGCCTGGGTGGCGTCCGGCAGGATCACCCGCTCGGCGCTGGAATGCGAGATGTCGCGTTCGTGCCACAGCGGCACGTTCTCCATCGCCGTCACCAGATAGCCGCGCAGCAGCCGGGTCAGGCCGGTCACGTTCTCGGTCAGGATCGGGTTCTTCTTGTGCGGCATGGAGGAACTGCCCTTCTGGCCCTTGCCGAACGGCTCCATCGCCTCGCGCACCTCGCTGCGCTGCAGGTGCCGGATTTCCACCGCGATCTTCTCCAGCGTGGTGCCGAAGATGGCCAGCGCCGAGAGCACCTCCGCGTGACGGTCGCGGGCCAGCGTCTGGTTGGTGACCGGGGCCGGCCGCCAGCCCCACAGCTCGGCCACCCGCTCCTCCACGTCGGGGGAGACGTGGGCGTAGGTGCCGACCGACCCGGAGAGCATCACGACCCGCACCCGCACGCGGGCCGCCGTGAGCCGCTCCAGGTCGCGGTCCAGCGTGCTCATCCAGTTCAGGAACTTCAGGCCGAAGGTCATCGGCTCGGCGTGAATGCCGTGGGTGCGCCCCACCGTGGGGGTGTGGCGGTACTGCACCGCCTGGGCGCGGCACACCTCGCGCAGCCGGCTGGCGTCCTCCAGCACCGTGCCGAGCGCCTCGTCGAGCAGCAGATTCTGGGCGGTGTCCACCACGTCGGTGCTGGTCAGGCCGTGGTGAATGAAGCGCGCCGACTCGCCGTAGCGCTCCGACAGGGCGGTGGTGAAGGCCACGATATCGTGACGCGTCACCGCCTCGATCTCGGCCACCCGCGCGGCAAAGGCCTCATCGAGCGGGTCGGCGGCCGAGCGGCGGGTCAGGTCGTCGAAGGCCTCGCGCGGAATCTCGCCCAGTTCCGACTGGGCCTCCATGGCCGCGAGTTCTACCCGCAGCCAGGCACGGTACTTGTTGGCCTCGCTCCACAGGCGGCTGAGTTCAGGGGTGCTGTAACGGTCGATCATGGGGTTCAGGGTAGCGCCTGCGTCCCTGCTCGCAGACGCGGCTGTCTGGAGGCCAGCGCCCCGCTACACTGAAGCCATGAGTGCTCCCCTCCTCACCGACCTGCTGGCCGTCGCGGTGCAGGCGGCCCGTGAAGCCGGACGCATCCACCAGCAGTATGCCGGGCGCGCCTTCGAGGTCCGCAGCAAAACCACCTTCAGTGACCTAGTGACCGAGGTGGACGCCCTGGCCGAGGCCGCCATCCGCGAGGTGGTGGCGGCCCGTTATCCGGACCACGCGGTACTGGGCGAGGAGGAGGGGCAGCAGGGTGACGGCGAGTACCGCTGGGTGGTGGATCCGCTGGACGGCACCGTCAACTACGCCCACGGATTTCCGGTGTACTGCGCCTCGGTGGCGGTGGAGCACCACGGCCAGCGGCTGGCCGGAGCCGTCTATGATCCCACCCGGGACGAGCTGTTCACCGCCACGCTGGGCGGAGGCGCCCACCTGAACGGCGCGGCCATCCACGTCTCGGCCACCGCCAGCCTGCGGGCTCCGGCCCTGATCAGTACCGGCTTTCCCTACGACGCGACCGAGCGGCGCTTCATGGGCCCGCTGGAGCGCCTCCTGGCCGGCGGCGTGCCGCTGCGCCGCCCCGGCGCCGCCGCGCTGGACCTGTGCTACGTGGCCTGCGGGCGGTTGGACGGCTACTGGGAGATCGGGCTGAAACCCTGGGACAGCGCGGCCGGCGCGCTGATCGTGACCGAGGCGGGTGGTCTGGTCAGCGACGTGCACGGCCACCCCGGCCCACACGGCGAGATGCTGGTGGCGGCCAATGAGCGGCTGCATCACGAGCTGCTCGCAGTGCTGCGCGGAGACGGCTAATGCTGGGCCTGCTGGCCCTGATGTTGCTGCTGCTGAACGTGGGCGGGCTGGCCAGCCTGGGGCTGAGCCTGGGTCACGGTCAGTGGGGGAGCAGCCTCAGCACGCTGCTGATGCTGGGCCTGCTGGACGCGCTGGGCTTCTGGCTGCTGCGATCGCTGCGCGAGCGGTAGGCAGAGGGGGAGCGGGCCCCGCTCAGGCCGGGCGGCTCTCTCCTGCCGCCAGCCGCAGCACATATGCCCGCACATCCGGCGGCCAGGCGGCCGTGTGCTCGGCCAGCAGGTCGGTCCGGCCGGCGTACAGCGCGCGCGAGGCTTCCTCGTAGCCGGGCAGGTCGCCGGCCAGGGCGGTCATGACCCGGCCGGCCGCTTCCTGGCGCTGCCGCTCACGCTCGGGACCCGCGTCGTGTCGGCGCGCCTCGTCGATCAGCCGCCTCAGTGTGGCCGAAGCGCCGCCGCGCTGCTGCTCCAGCCAGTCCCAGTGACGCGGCAGCAGCGAGACCTCCCGCGACACCACGCCCAGCTTCGGGCGGCCCGGTCCGGCCCGGGGCGCGGGCGGCACCTCGCGGGCCAGGATCGCCTTGATGTCGCCCCGGAAGTCGAAGTCGAGCTGCCGACCGGTGTGGTCCTCGAAAATCAGGAGCGGCGCGCCGCCCGGCTGTTCGGCATACCGCTGGGTGCGGTGCAGCATGTCGGTGAGGGTGCCGGTGACGATGTGGGTGTGGCCCTGGAAACTGCTGTAGGTGGGGTGCGGGGTCATGCTGCTATTCTTGCCGGGTAAAATGACGGCTGTCAATATCTACCGGGTAAAATAGGCCAGATGGCGCAGCCGGGCCACAGGCCGCTCCGACTTCCCAGCCGTTCACACGATGTGCCGTGCACCCGCCCGCTACACTCCGCGCATGACGTTCCGGGCCTACACGCCCGCTGCCCACGACTTTCCGTTGCCGGAGGGTCACCGGTTTCCGTACTACAAGTACCGGGGCATGGTGGCGCGCCTGAGCGGGCGGCTGCCGATTCTGGACACGCCGGCCCTGCCGTGGGCCACGGCGGGCCGGGTCCACGACCCGCTGTGGCTGCGGCGCTGGCGGCGCGGCGAGGTGGAACACAGTGAGGAGCGCGCCTTTGGCCTGCCCTGGAGTGAGGGCGTGGTGGAGCGGGCACGGCGGGCCGCCGGCGGCAGCCTCGCGGCGCTGCACGACGCGCTCTCGGTGGGCTGGGGCATCAACCTGGCGGGCGGCACCCACCACGCCTTCCGCGACCGGGCCGAGGGCTTCTGCCTGATCAACGACGCGGCGATCCTGACCCGGGTGGCGCTGGACGACGGGCTGGCCCGGCGCGTGGCGGTGCTGGACCTGGACGTGCACCAGGGCAACGGCACCGCAGCGCTGCTGGGGGCAGAGTCGCGCGCCTACACGCTCAGCGTCCACGGCGAGCGCAACTATCCGTTTCGCAAGGAGCGCAGCAGCCTGGACATTGGCCTGCCGGACGGGGTCAGCGATCACACCTACCTGGAGGTGCTGCGGACCCAGGCCCTGCCGGCGCTTGACCGGTTCCGCCCGGACCTGCTGCTGTATCTGGCCGGGGCCGACGTGCTGGCCGGCGACCGCTTCGGTCGCTTTGCCCTGACCCTGGACGGGGTGCGGGAGCGCAACCGGCAGGTGCTGACCTGGGCCAGGGAGCGTGACGTGCCGCTGGTGAGCATGGCCGCCGGAGGGTACAACCGCGACCACGCCCTGACCATCGAGGCACATGTGAGCGTGGTGCTGGAGGGCCTGGAACTCTACGGTGGCCCGGCCCAAACCTCTGTGGCTTCCCCCGGAATCTGAAGACCTGTTCTCACCCATCTGGCGCTGTGGGTCCTGAACCACCACTGGGCCGCTGCCGAGGGAAAGCGGCCTGATCTGTACTTTCTTTACATTGTCTGAAGTTCACAGTTGAGGGTTGTACAAACCTTGTACGGTCAGATCAACCACGGGATATCCCCTCCCTGTGTTCCCCTTCCGGCCCATGTGTGGGCCACCCTAGGAGCCCACCATGACGATGCCGATTCCTGCAGGACTGTCCACCCTCCACCCCGAACTGCACGGTCGCCCGGTCCGGCGCGGCGATACCCTCTACTACGCCGGCGACCAGAGCCCCACGCTCTACCGGCTGGAGAGTGGCCTGCTGCGCGCTGTGCGCCTCA encodes:
- a CDS encoding DUF2239 family protein, with amino-acid sequence MTPHPTYSSFQGHTHIVTGTLTDMLHRTQRYAEQPGGAPLLIFEDHTGRQLDFDFRGDIKAILAREVPPAPRAGPGRPKLGVVSREVSLLPRHWDWLEQQRGGASATLRRLIDEARRHDAGPERERQRQEAAGRVMTALAGDLPGYEEASRALYAGRTDLLAEHTAAWPPDVRAYVLRLAAGESRPA
- a CDS encoding histone deacetylase family protein — translated: MTFRAYTPAAHDFPLPEGHRFPYYKYRGMVARLSGRLPILDTPALPWATAGRVHDPLWLRRWRRGEVEHSEERAFGLPWSEGVVERARRAAGGSLAALHDALSVGWGINLAGGTHHAFRDRAEGFCLINDAAILTRVALDDGLARRVAVLDLDVHQGNGTAALLGAESRAYTLSVHGERNYPFRKERSSLDIGLPDGVSDHTYLEVLRTQALPALDRFRPDLLLYLAGADVLAGDRFGRFALTLDGVRERNRQVLTWARERDVPLVSMAAGGYNRDHALTIEAHVSVVLEGLELYGGPAQTSVASPGI
- a CDS encoding inositol monophosphatase family protein, with protein sequence MSAPLLTDLLAVAVQAAREAGRIHQQYAGRAFEVRSKTTFSDLVTEVDALAEAAIREVVAARYPDHAVLGEEEGQQGDGEYRWVVDPLDGTVNYAHGFPVYCASVAVEHHGQRLAGAVYDPTRDELFTATLGGGAHLNGAAIHVSATASLRAPALISTGFPYDATERRFMGPLERLLAGGVPLRRPGAAALDLCYVACGRLDGYWEIGLKPWDSAAGALIVTEAGGLVSDVHGHPGPHGEMLVAANERLHHELLAVLRGDG
- the purB gene encoding adenylosuccinate lyase — encoded protein: MIDRYSTPELSRLWSEANKYRAWLRVELAAMEAQSELGEIPREAFDDLTRRSAADPLDEAFAARVAEIEAVTRHDIVAFTTALSERYGESARFIHHGLTSTDVVDTAQNLLLDEALGTVLEDASRLREVCRAQAVQYRHTPTVGRTHGIHAEPMTFGLKFLNWMSTLDRDLERLTAARVRVRVVMLSGSVGTYAHVSPDVEERVAELWGWRPAPVTNQTLARDRHAEVLSALAIFGTTLEKIAVEIRHLQRSEVREAMEPFGKGQKGSSSMPHKKNPILTENVTGLTRLLRGYLVTAMENVPLWHERDISHSSAERVILPDATQAASYAARRLTGVLRDLVVFPERMLRNLNDLGGLVFSQAVLHRLIDEKGMAREAAYAIVQRNALTSWETGEGLRDLLERDPESPLTAEDLDAAFDLNWYLRQVDRIYARFGL